A genomic region of Drosophila kikkawai strain 14028-0561.14 chromosome X, DkikHiC1v2, whole genome shotgun sequence contains the following coding sequences:
- the LOC108079783 gene encoding protein phosphatase 1H, giving the protein MFSNFKERFISAIAPDLPPLPGISSFERERSGGHHHHSGHQRMRFGGGGGGGGGGGGGGPMPDKFPYARPPFLQLLTPDELRASADHNVRPIIVPRDINLLPWGTGYAECVNSGKSEWNEDQGAFCRQVLSDPEHKHPDLPYTYFGIFDGHAGYGAALAASHQFHHILHEKLVDCLELLLPRDTSSEGNASAGGDGTKLNPTFPHPIYFQRRVSKDELIIGALESAFFNMDSLIAQDSDRYRDAGGCTACVSLFIDGKMYVANAGDSRAVLCQRRHQKEAKPASSSTDSSIETDPLEASCYPVPFSADHTPETERERLLNVARLKPHLMGNYYVAMEYAKRPHIKDMGQRILCRQGTMRGWTYKTLTRDDLCMPVVNGEGKRSRLLGTLGVTRGFGDHELLAINTGIQIKPFLTPHPDVRQRDLTQVVSIPDEDNRDGDYGVLVMATDGLWDVSENESVARTVFQTLSKYPTEKHRYTMVAQELVARARGKINDSGHWRLADSKAAATVDDISVIVIPVGQYYKEHVEWTQNYKRDLEHRRRQAQANMAQEAVNVLNGVIAEEAHVVEEEAVVHDEEEEEGEVVVHEARSSQKPEERLGEETPVEELTPALEQVQLEDTEAAAGQEKEEDKDKETATTTTTTRQQQKGRKGKGKH; this is encoded by the exons ATGTTTAGCAACTTTAAGGAACGTTTTATTTCGGCCATTGCACCGGACTTGCCACCGCTGCCGGGCATCAGCAGCTTCGAGCGGGAGCGTAGCGGCGGGCATCACCATCACAGCGGCCACCAGCGGATGCgatttggtggtggtggcggtggggGAGGTGGTGGCGGAGGAGGTGGACCCATGCCGGACAAGTTCCCCTACGCACGACCACCATTCCTGCAACTCCTAACGCCCGACGAGCTGCGCGCCTCGGCCGATCACAACGTTCGACCGATTATAGTGCCGCGGGACATTAACCTGCTGCCGTGGGGCACTGGCTATGCCGAGTGCGTCAATTCGGGCAAATCGGAGTGGAACGAGGATCAGGGAGCCTTCTGCCG GCAAGTCCTCTCCGATCCGGAGCACAAGCACCCGGATCTACCCTACACATACTTTGGCATCTTCGATGGCCATGCCGGCTACGGTGCCGCCCTGGCTGCCTCCCATCAGTTCCATCACATCCTGCACGAGAAGCTAGTGGATTGCCTGGAGCTCCTCCTGCCGCGCGACACCTCTTCAGAGGGCAATGCCTCTGCTGGTGGCGATGGCACCAAGCTAAATCCCACATTCCCGCATCCCATCTACTTCCAGCGGCGGGTATCCAAGGATGAACTAATCATTGGTGCCCTGGAGAGCGCCTTCTTCAACATGGACTCGCTGATAGCGCAGGACAGTGATCGGTATCGAGATGCTGGTGGCTGCACTGCCTGCGTTTCCCTCTTCATTGATGGCAAAATGTATGTGGCAAATGCTGGGGATTCTCGGGCGGTTCTCTGCCAGCGAAGGCATCAAAAGGAAGCAAAACCTGCATCATCATCGACAGACTCTAGCATTGAGACGGATCCCCTGGAGGCTAGCTGCTATCCAGTGCCCTTTTCGGCGGATCACACACCGGAAACGGAGAGGGAACGCCTGCTGAATGTGGCCAGACTAAAGCCCCACCTGATGGGTAACTATTATGTGGCCATGGAGTATGCCAAGCGACCGCATATCAAGGATATGGGTCAAAGGATTCTATGCCGCCAAGGCACCATGCGTGGCTGGACATACAAGACGCTCACCCGGGATGATCTCTGCATGCCGGTGGTGAATGGCGAGGGCAAAAGGAGTCGCCTGCTTGGCACTCTGGGAGTGACTCGTGGCTTTGGTGATCATGAATTGCTGGCCATTAATACGGGCATTCAGATTAAACCCTTCCTTACGCCCCATCCCGATGTCCGGCAACGTGATCTCACCCAGGTGGTAAGCATTCCCGACGAGGATAATCGTGATGGTGATTATGGTGTCCTGGTGATGGCCACCGATGGGCTGTGGGATGTCTCGGAGAATGAGTCGGTGGCCAGGACCGTCTTCCAGACGCTCTCCAAATATCCCACGGAGAAGCATCGCTATACAATGGTGGCCCAGGAGCTGGTGGCCCGGGCTAGGGGTAAAATCAATGATTCGGGTCACTGGCGGCTGGCGGATAGCAAGGCGGCGGCCACCGTTGATGACATCTCGGTGATTGTCATACCCGTTGGCCAGTATTACAAGGAGCATGTGGAGTGGACGCAGAATTATAAGCGAGATCTGGAGCATAGACGGCGGCAGGCacaggccaatatggcccaggAGGCGGTCAATGTGCTGAATGGCGTCATTGCCGAGGAGGCGCACGTGGtcgaggaggaggcggtggtgcacgacgaggaggaggaggaaggcGAGGTGGTTGTCCACGAGGCCAGGAGCTCACAGAAGCCGGAGGAGAGGTTGGGGGAAGAGACTCCGGTGGAGGAACTAACGCCCGCCCTGGAGCAGGTGCAGTTGGAGGATACAGAAGCTGCCGCAg gccAGGAAAAGGAGGAGGATAAGGACAAGGAGACCgctacgacgacgacgacgacgaggcaACAGCAAAAGGGTCGCAAGGGCAAGGGCAAGCACTAG
- the LOC108079784 gene encoding uncharacterized protein, giving the protein MTETSNHQQSVAAGGDFNGRHSASPARTIDSHDSTTGSLDTIVDRSLNREELLQVVTTIEQSTNTTNSGSLTNSQIGMLEKQREEHDQDQQSRQDAQSHIYSSPVYDEKPPALKLLSAALDLDTEKTKAAAAAAGDQPKMISHQEFKQQLEEAMATRQQQQQPGSQAGTLMKSKSAANTLDSRISRKQRCPPEFIKYKGGAGSDAGGSASTMSLSSKDRRRRKASNECCSAFPLQIVLGTLQLLLAISLVALGSLLIVREAALSMAGCGIWTGLTAAVTGSLGVVSMRKTQTAFLALSLVCIATSTLALAISGVGLSRDLNRMAEQKGNDEQFVLLTTNSEVSAACGLIFALFLHFVVSIVSVYRCALQICTKSQHSELRDVIIKSNASGIALDQQKVDQYIKAMSLNGSEKVNTEKLAAMWMYATQMGSLPPPTIRKLTPPSRQIMLIPSTAGSGLAPPPPTRMPPQPPPPGSGPGLLLPVPPPLMPAQYRGMTLPYIRAGPPGAPPGLIYAHPGSLSGTYRTHKSTKSAEMNGQRRRRRAGKSDANRRQRRKSEADVLDGEGAPNFQYTGLDRAIADSFLARQEQSQAGSSHVDYSSSASSELYGGQRSSSKTKIVCRDVVM; this is encoded by the exons ATGACAGAGACCAGCAATCACCAGCAATCGGTAGCCGCCGGAGGAGACTTCAATGGCCGCCACTCGGCCTCACCGGCTCGCACCATCGATTCGCATGACTCCACAACGGGGAGCCTGGACACCATTGTAGATCGCAGCCTAAATCGCGAGGAGCTGCTCCAAGTGGTGACCACCATTGAGCAGAGCACCAATACCACGAACAGCGGCAGTTTGACCAATTCACAAATCGGAATGCTGGAGAAGCAGCGGGAGGAGCACGATCAGGATCAGCAGTCGCGCCAGGATGCCCAGAGTCACATATATTCGAGTCCCGTTTACGATGAGAAGCCACCGGCTTTAAAGCTTCTCTCCGCTGCCTTGGATTTGGATACGGAAAAGACcaaggcagcggcagcggctgccGGAGATCAGCCCAAAATGATATCCCATCAGGAGTTtaagcagcagctggaggaggccATGGCCACgcgacaacagcaacagcagccgggCAGCCAGGCGGGGACACTGATGAAATCAAAGAGTGCCGCCAATACTTTGGATTCGCGTATAAGCCGGAAGCAGCGCTGTCCCCCGGAGTTTATCAAGTACAAGGGGGGAGCAGGCAGTGATGCCGGAGGCAGTGCCTCCACCATGTCGCTTTCGTCAAAGGATAGAAGACGTCGCAAGGCCAGCAATGAATGCTGTTCGGCTTTTCCTCTACAGATTGTGCTGGGTACACTGCAGCTTCTGCTGGCCATCAGTCTGGTGGCTTTGGGTTCCCTGCTGATTGTCCGGGAGGCGGCACTCTCAATGGCCGGTTGTGGCATCTGGACAGGGCTAACGGCGGCGGTGACGGGTTCCCTGGGCGTGGTGAGCATGCGCAAGACGCAGACAGCCTTTTTGGCCTTGAGTTTGGTTTGCATTGCCACCAGTACCCTGGCGTTGGCCATTTCTGGTGTGGGTTTATCCAGGGACCTCAACCGAATGGCAGAGCAGAAGGGCAACGATGAGCAG TTTGTTTTGCTAACTACAAACAGCGAGGTTTCCGCCGCCTGTGGGCTGATTTTTGCTCTGTTCCTGCACTTTGTGGTCAGCATTGTATCCGTTTACAGATGCGCCTTGCAGATTTGCACCAA atCCCAGCACAGCGAGCTGCGTGATGTCATTATCAAGTCAAATGCCTCGGGCATTGCCTTGGATCAGCAAAAGGTGGACCAGTACATTAAGGCCATGTCTTTaaatggcagcgaaaag GTAAATACCGAAAAGCTAGCAGCCATGTGGATGTATGCCACTCAAATGGGCAGCCTGCCGCCACCAACAATCCGAAAATTGACGCCTCCCTCCCGGCAAATCATGCTGATTCCCTCTACAGCAGGCAGTGGG CTGGCACCACCGCCACCCACACGAATGCCACCACAGCCACCGCCACCCGGCTCGGGTCCTGGATTATTACTCCCTGTGCCGCCGCCTTTGATGCCGGCTCAGTACCGGGGCATGACCCTGCCTTATATACGAGCTGGACCACCGGGAGCCCCTCCTGGCTTGATCTATGCCCATCCGGGCAGCTTGAGCGGCACCTATCGCACACACAAGAGCACCAAGTCGGCGGAGATGAACGGCCAAAGGCGACGTCGGCGTGCGGGCAAATCGGATGCCAATCGTCGGCAGCGTCGCAAATCGGAGGCGGATGTCCTGGATGGCGAGGGAGCACCGAATTTCCAATATACCGGACTGGATCGGGCCATAGCCGATAGCTTCTTGGCGCGCCAGGAGCAGTCGCAGGCGGGCAGCAGTCATGTGGATTATTCGTCGTCCGCCTCCTCGGAGCTGTACGGCGGTCAGAGGTCCTCCTCCAAGACCAAGATTGTCTGCAGGGATGTGGTCATGTGA
- the S6kII gene encoding ribosomal protein S6 kinase 2 beta, producing MPLADSQKDLRQQPQQQETLQQHENQEMLQQQQQQQQQRSSMGLQLRQRLQITSSGCSSLAVTPMEHTPTEDDESGAGSNNNNNNNNNNAVTMVTSSQRRQQQVQQSALQAALEQHHISPKQEQRSSNRTLCCPAPPPELMELSDSESQQGGGAGGGAGAGATAEGLALALDENEFELKEVIKEGHDKADPSQFELLRVLGEGSFGKVFLVRKIIGKDAGTLYAMKVLKKATLKVKDRVRSTNERKILADVGHAFIVRLHYAFQTPGKLYLILDFLRGGDLFTRLSKEVMFTEEDVKFYLAELALAMNHLHTLGIIYRDLKPENILLDEHGHIALTDFGLSKQPLDGSKTYSFCGTVEYMAPEIVNRKGHDFAADWWSFGVLMYEMLTGNLPFHGQTRQETMNQILRSKLGMPENLSPEAQSLLRALFKRNPLNRLGAGAQGILDIKAHCFFATIDWVRLERKQVRPPFIPAVSRDDAFYFDVEYTSKSPRDSPGGPISASAHEIFRGFSFVAPVLLEGQCLASSNQCSNNASPLHHHNMAGNPGNPVAPAPPASSATAGTAPPPRSLPGVLPGNFHSEYNLLQELGRGTFSVCRLCEHRSSKKHYAVKVIEKAAVAAASAASTSADCWEEVEIMLRYGNHPNIVTLYSVYEDAGSAYLVMELLKGGELLDRILAVGQMCESEASAVLRTIASAVAYLHEHGVVHRDLKPSNMIYASMRQTPETLKLCDLGFAKQLRADNGLLMTPCYTANFVAPEVLKRQGYDLACDIWSLGVLLYIMLSGRTPFASTPNDSPDVILKRIGSGHIDFASSRWSLVSAPAKELLRQMLHIVPENRPTAAQILEHSWLREQFESGVQLTEYAGAQSSQLSLGAQQQQQQHISMALRGAVDATFRAIAIPQAANVGPVELSMLAKRRAKDRAQLHS from the exons ATGCCGCTGGCCGATTCCCAAAAGGATCTCCgccagcagccgcagcagcaggagaCTTTGCAGCAGCATGAAAACCAGGAGatgctgcaacagcagcagcagcagcaacagcagcgcaGCTCTATGGGCCTCCAGCTACGCCAGCGCCTGCAGATCACCTCTTCCGGCTGCAGCAGTCTGGCGGTCACGCCCATGGAGCATACACCCACCGAGGACGATGAAAGCGGGgcaggcagcaacaacaacaacaacaataacaataacaatgctGTGACCATGGTGACATCATCGCAGCGCCGACAACAACAGGTGCAGCAATCAGCCTTGCAGGCAGCCCTCGAGCAGCATCACATCTCCCCCAAACAAGAGCAAAGGAGCAGCAATCGAACACTCTGCtgtccagctcctcctccagagCTAATGGAGTTGAGCGACTCGGAATCGCAAcagggaggaggagcaggtggaggagctggagctggagccacTGCTGAAGGCCTTGCCCTAGCCCTCGACGAGAACGAGTTCGAGCTGAAGGAGGTCATCAAAGAGGGCCATGACAAGGCCGATCCCTCCCAGTTTGAACTGTTGCGCGTTTTGGGCGAGGGCAGCTTTGGCAAGGTGTTTCTAGTGCGCAAAATAATAGGCAAGGATGCCGGGACTCTCTATGCCATGAAGGTACTCAAAAAGGCCACTTTGAAGGTCAAGGATCGTGTGCGTAGCACTAATGAGCGAAAGATCCTGGCAGATGTGGGTCATGCCTTTATTGTACGCCTTCATTATGCCTTTCAAACACCCGGAAAACTCTACCTTATACTGGATTTCCTGCGTGGCGGTGATTTATTTACCCGCTTGTCCAAGGAGGTCATGTTCACCGAGGAGGATGTCAAGTTTTATCTGGCAGAACTGGCTTTGGCCATGAATCATCTGCACACCTTGGGCATTATCTACAGGGATTTGAAACCGGAAAATATACTACTAGATGAGCATGGACACATAGCTCTTACAGATTTTGGCCTCTCCAAGCAGCCTTTGGATGGTTCCAAGACCTATAGCTTCTGTGGAACGGTGGAGTACATGGCTCCGGAAATAGTTAATCGCAAGGGACATGATTTTGCCGCCGATTGGTGGTCATTTGGTGTCTTGATGTATGAAATGTTGACGGGGAATTTACCATTTCATGGACAAACCCGCCAGGAGACAATGAATCAGATTTTGAGGAGCAAACTGGGCATGCCGGAGAATCTTTCACCGGAAGCGCAATCTTTACTAAGAGCTTTGTTCAAAAGGAATCCTTTGAATCGCTTGGGTGCCGGTGCCCAGGGTATATTGGACATAAAGGCTCATTGTTTCTTTGCCACCATCGATTGGGTGAGGCTGGAACGGAAGCAAGTGCGTCCACCGTTTATACCTGCTGTTAGCCGTGACGATGCCTTTTACTTTGATGTGGAATACACATCGAAATCACCGCGTGACTCACCTGGAGGACCCATATCCGCTTCGGCTCATGAAATCTTTCGAGGATTTAGCTTTGTGGCTCCGGTTTTGCTAGAGGGTCAGTGTCTAGCTTCCTCAAATCAATGCTCTAACAATGCGAGTCCTTTGCATCATCATAATATGGCTGGTAATCCTGGTAATcctgttgctcctgctcctcctgcttctTCTGCTACGGCTGGaactgctcctcctcctcgcagTTTGCCTGGTGTTTTGCCTGGCAACTTTCACTCGGAGTATAATCTTCTCCAGGAACTCGGACGCGGCACCTTCTCTGTGTGCCGCCTATGCGAGCATCGCTCTTCCAAGAAACATTATGCCGTCAAGGTGATTGAAAAGGCTGCCGTGGCCGCTGCCTCTGCAGCCTCCACTTCGGCGGATTGTTGGGAGGAAGTGGAAATAATGCTGCGTTATGGCAATCATCCGAATATTGTAACCCTGTATTCGGTTTATGAGGATGCAGGCTCTGCCTATTTGGTAATGGAGCTATTGAAAGGCGGTGAGCTCTTGGATCGCATCTTGGCCGTGGGTCAGATGTGTGAGAGCGAGGCAAGCGCTGTCCTAAGAACCATAGCCTCGGCGGTGGCCTATCTCCATGAGCATGGGGTGGTGCATCGGGATCTGAAGCCCTCGAATATGATATATGCCAGCATGCGGCAGACACCGGAAACTTTGAAGCTATGCGATTTGG GCTTTGCCAAGCAACTGCGCGCCGACAATGGCCTACTGATGACACCCTGCTATACGGCCAACTTTGTGGCTCCGGAGGTGCTAAAACGTCAGGGTTATGACCTGGCCTGCGATATATGGTCTCTAGGCGTACTGCTCTACATCATGCTCTCTGGACGCACACCCTTTGCCAGCACACCCAATGACTCGCCCGATGTGATACTGAAAAGGATTGGCTCCGGTCACATCGATTTCGCCAGCAGTCGCTGGTCTTTGGTCAGTGCCCCGGCCAAGGAGTTGCTGCGTCAAATGCTGCACATTGTACCAGAGAATCGTCCCACGGCAGCACAGATTTTGGAGCATTCTTGGTTAAGAGAACAGTTTGAAAGTGGTGTTCAGTTAACGGAATATGCTGGTGCACAGTCGTCACAACTCTCGCTTGGagcccaacagcagcaacagcaacacatTTCGATGGCTTTAAGGGGCGCCGTAGATGCCACATTTCGGGCTATAGCCATACCACAGGCGGCGAATGTGGGTCCGGTGGAGTTGTCCATGCTGGCCAAGCGTAGGGCCAAGGATCGGGCCCAATTACATTCGTAA